From a region of the Eulemur rufifrons isolate Redbay chromosome 7, OSU_ERuf_1, whole genome shotgun sequence genome:
- the SLC31A2 gene encoding protein SLC31A2 yields the protein MAMHFIFSDKVVLLFDFWSVHSPAGIALSVLVVLLLAVLYEGIKVGKAKLLHQVLVSLPTSISQQVIAETDWDSAASDPPVSRTHHRWYLCHFGQSLIHVIQVVIGYFIMLAVMSYNTWIFLGVVLGSAVGYYLAYPLLRMV from the exons ATGCATTTCATTTTCTCAGACAAGGTGGTGCTTCTGTTTGATTTCTGGAGTGTCCACAGTCCTGCAG GCATAGCCCTCTCGGTGTTGGTGGTCCTGCTCCTCGCTGTGTTGTACGAAGGCATCAAGGTTGGCAAAGCCAAGCTGCTCCACCAGGTGCTGGTGAGCCTGCCCACCTCCATCAGCCAGCAGGTCATCGCAGAGACAGACTGGGATTCTGCAGCCTCAGATCCTCCCGTCAGCAGAACCCACCACAG GTGGTATTTGTGTCACTTTGGCCAGTCTCTAATCCATGTCATCCAAGTGGTCATTGGCTACTTCATAATGCTGGCTGTAATGTCCTACAACACCTGGATTTTCCTTGGTGTGGTCCTGGGCTCTGCTGTGGGCTACTACCTAGCATACCCGCTTCTCCGCATGGTTTAG